One genomic window of Salvelinus namaycush isolate Seneca chromosome 22, SaNama_1.0, whole genome shotgun sequence includes the following:
- the LOC120017675 gene encoding transmembrane protease serine 9-like encodes MSVKKWVCLLTVASLLIQESYCQLDVCGTTSFNNKIVGGEDAPAGSWPWQASVHQFGSHFCGGSLINKEWVMSAAHCFSGSSPNDWNIILGRQNQEGSNPNEVSRTVAQIVLHPVYDSDTSDNDIALLRLTSPVNFTKYIRPVCLAASDSFYHNGTDSWVTGWGKINEGKSLPSPQALQEVEVPVVGNRQCNCLNRVGSVTDNMLCAGVLTGGKDSCQGDSGGPMVTKQNSVWIQSGVVSWGFGCARPNLPGVYTRVSRYQPWINSKITTDKPGFVQFTSSGVDTDSSYTCPGLPPPATTVPPSTGPATNVPTKQQLKTTTTKAPDIAVISTEKEGRVCGRAPMSPCLGSKSCYVAEETWPWMVSLHRNGIHICGGTLITEEFVLSAAQCFPGSHLNPDEWTVFLGEQQQKGSDVFEASLGIVKITLTNLTGTNIALLQLENFVNFSSCLQPICVDLSNDGSFPPGTLCWVTGWGNQDKGRVNGTTGTGLREQQANVRSCGNISSTENICTAALNLEQGDVGGPLMCKSGLAWFQAGVITMNKDENDTNLRATEMHVFPKTSRFVSFFNKMIRDSPTPETTTVPNNTGNAAPSSLSLSLLFYFFLPILAMVLLSGW; translated from the exons AATCATATTGTCAACTTGATG TGTGTGGGACCACTTCATTCAACAACAAAATAGTGGGGGGTGAGGATGCCCCTGCCGGAAGTTGGCCCTGGCAGGCTAGCGTACACCAATTTGGCAGCCATTTTTGCGGTGGGTCCCTCATCAACAAGGAGTGGGTGATGTCTGCAGCCCACTGCTTTTCTGG CTCAAGCCCAAATGATTGGAACATCATCTTAGGTCGACAGAACCAGGAGGGCAGTAACCCCAACGAAGTGTCCAGAACTGTTGCTCAGATCGTCTTACATCCAGTTTACGACAGTGACACCAGTGACAACGACATTGCTCTACTCAGACTCACCTCACCAGTCAACTTCACAAAATATATCAGACCCGTCTGTCTGGCAGCAAGTGACAGTTTTTACCACAATGGCACTGATAGCTGGGTCACTGGCTGGGGCAAAATCAACGAAGGAA aatccctcccctcccctcaggCTCTGCAGGAAGTGGAGGTTCCAGTTGTGGGTAATAGACAGTGTAACTGCCTCAATAGGGTTGGCTCAGTCACAGACAACATGCTTTGTGCTGGTGTACTGACAGGGGGCAAGGACTCATGTCAG GGTGACTCTGGAGGTCCAATGGTGACTAAACAGAACTCTGTCTGGATCCAGTCTGGGGTTGTTAGTTGGGGTTTTGGCTGTGCTCGGCCCAATCTCCCTGGGGTGTACACCAGAGTGTCTCGCTACCAGCCCTGGATCAACTCCAAGATCACTACCGACAAGCCAGGCTTTGTCCAGTTTACCTCCAGTGGGGTAGATACTGACAGCAGTTACACCTGTCCTGGCCTACCACCTCCTGCTACAACTGTCCCGCCATCTACTGGTCCTGCTACAAACGTACCAACTAAACAACagctaaaaacaacaacaactaaaGCACCAGATATCGCTGTCATTTCAACTGAAAAAGAAG GGCGAGTATGTGGCCGTGCTCCTATGAGTCCCTGTCTAGGGAGCAAAAGTTGTTATGTTGCAGAGGAAACCTGGCCCTGGATGGTCAGTCTACACAGAAATGGGATCCATATTTGCGGTGGCACTCTTATTACGGAGGAATTTGTCCTTAGTGCTGCCCAATGCTTCCCTGG TTCACATCTAAATCCCGACGAGTGGACTGTGTTTCTGGGAGAGCAACAGCAGAAAGGATCTGATGTCTTTGAGGCTTCATTGGGCATCGTGAAAAtcaccctgaccaacctaacTGGGACCAACATTGCGCTGCTGCAGCTGGAGAACTTCGTAAACTTCAGCAGCTGCCTTCAGCCTATATGTGTAGACCTGAGCAACGATGGAAGTTTCCCACCTGGGACTCTGTGCTGGGTGACAGGCTGGGGAAACCAGGACAAAGGCAGGG TGAATGGCACCACTGGGACGGGTCTACGGGAGCAGCAGGCTAACGTGAGGAGCTGTGGCAACATCTCCTCCACTGAGAACATCTGCACTGCAGCGTTGAACCTAGAACAG GGAGATGTAGGTGGTCCCCTGATGTGTAAGTCTGGGCTAGCATGGTTCCAGGCTGGAGTGATAACAATGAATAAGGATGAAAATGATACCAATTTGCGAGCGACCGAGATGCATGTTTTTCCCAAAACTTCCAGATTCGTGTCCTTTTTTAATAAGATGATCAGAGACTCGCCCACCCCGGAAACAACCACTGTCCCTAACAACACAGGAAATGCAGCCcccagctccctctctctttcactcttattttatttttttctccccaTTCTCGCCATGGTCTTGCTGTCAGGCTGGTAG